One region of Vigna angularis cultivar LongXiaoDou No.4 chromosome 10, ASM1680809v1, whole genome shotgun sequence genomic DNA includes:
- the LOC108334570 gene encoding potassium transporter 6 — translation MDLEGGTRRYSAKRESWRTVLTLAYQSLGVVYGDLSISPLYVFRSTFAEDIKHTESNDEVFGVLSLVFWTITLIPLVKYVFVVLKADDNGEGGTFALYSLLCRHARVSSLPNCQVADEELSEYKKDSRGAAPERSFALRLKSTFERHRVLQRVLLVLALIGTCMVIGDGILTPAISVFSAVSGLELSMSKETHAYVEVPASCIILIGLFALQHYGTHRVGFLFAPVIIVWLFCISTIGIYNIFHWNPHVYKALSPYYAFQLLRKTQKGGWMALGGILLCITGAEAMFADLGHFSQLSIKIAFTSVVYPSLILAYMGQAAYLSKHHDIEQDYHFGFYVSVPEKLRWPVLVIAILAAVVGSQAIITGTFSIIKQCSALSCFPRVKVIHTSSKIHGQIYIPEVNWVLMILCLAVTVCFRDTKRLGNASGLAVITVMLVTTCLMSLVIVLCWHQNVLLALGFVFVFGTIEALFFSASLIKFLQGAWVPIALALVFLTFMYVWHYGTLKKYEYDVQNKVSINWLLGLGPSIGIVRVRGVGLIHTELVSGIPVIFSHFVTNLPAFHEVLVFLCIKHVPVPHVRPDERFLVGRVGPKEFRLYRCIVRYGYRDVHKDDVEFENDLLCSIAEFIRTEKTGLNSSNDEPGKDDRMAVVGTCSTHSLLMSEDNVENVENVENAGPSELKEIKSPNVIKQQKKRVRFLVPESPKINTDAKKELEEVMEAREGGVAYIIGQTHLRAKPGSSMVKKIAINIVYEFLRRNSRSPSFVTGVPHASSLEVGMMYQV, via the exons ATGGATCTAGAAGGTGGAACTCGGCGATATTCTGCTAAG AGAGAGTCGTGGAGAACGGTTCTGACTCTGGCGTACCAGAGTCTGGGTGTAGTGTACGGTGATTTGAGCATTTCGCCGTTGTACGTTTTCAGAAGCACGTTTGCGGAGGACATTAAGCACACAGAGAGCAACGACGAGGTTTTCGGCGTTTTGTCGCTGGTGTTTTGGACTATAACGCTGATTCCTTTGGTGAAGTACGTGTTTGTTGTGCTGAAAGCTGATGATAACGGCGAGGGAGGCACGTTCGCGTTGTACTCGTTATTGTGCCGCCACGCGCGGGTGAGTTCGCTGCCGAATTGCCAGGTGGCGGACGAGGAGTTGTCGGAGTACAAGAAGGATTCGCGCGGCGCGGCTCCTGAGAGGAGCTTCGCGTTGCGGCTCAAAAGCACGTTTGAGAGGCACAGGGTTCTGCAGAGGGTTTTACTCGTTCTGGCTCTGATTGGGACTTGCATGGTCATTGGGGATGGCATCCTCACGCCGGCTATTTCTG TTTTCTCGGCTGTTTCTGGATTGGAGCTTTCAATGTCCAAGGAGACGCACGCAT ATGTTGAAGTTCCAGCTTCATGCATCATATTGATAGGGTTGTTTGCTCTTCAGCATTATGGCACGCACAGAGTTGGCTTCTTGTTTGCTCCTGTAATTATTGTGTGGCTTTTCTGCATTAGTACCATTGGAATATACAATATATTTCACTGGAATCCCCATGTATACAAAGCACTCTCTCCATATTATGCTTTCCAACTCTTGAGGAAAACTCAAAAGGGAGGTTGGATGGCCCTTGGTGGAATTTTACTGTGCATCACAG GAGCAGAAGCCATGTTTGCTGATCTTGGGCACTTTAGCCAATTATCAATCAAG ATTGCTTTTACATCTGTGGTTTATCCATCTTTAATTCTTGCATATATGGGGCAAGCTGCTTATCTATCTAAACATCATGACATTGAGCAAGATTATCACTTTGGGTTTTACGTATCTGTACCAG AGAAATTGAGATGGCCTGTTCTGGTTATAGCCATACTAGCTGCAGTTGTTGGTAGTCAAGCCATTATCACTGGAACATTCTCAATCATCAAGCAGTGCTCTGCATTAAGTTGTTTCCCGAGAGTGAAAGTGATTCACACATCATCAAAAATTCATGGGCAAATATATATCCCTGAGGTCAATTGGGTATTGATGATATTGTGCTTGGCAGTAACTGTTTGTTTCAGAGACACAAAGCGCCTGGGTAATGCCTCAG GTTTGGCAGTAATCACAGTGATGCTGGTGACCACCTGTTTGATGTCACTGGTTATTGTTCTATGCTGGCACCAGAATGTCCTCCTTGCACTTGGGTTTGTTTTCGTATTTGGCACCATTGAGGCTCTCTTCTTCTCTGCTTCTCTTATCAAGTTCCTGCAAGGAGCATGGGTGCCTATAGCGTTGGCTCTTGTATTTCTGACTTTCATGTATGTCTGGCACTACGGCACACTAAAAAAGTATGAATATGATGTTCAAAACAAGGTTTCCATCAACTGGCTTCTCGGCCTAGGTCCCAGCATAGGCATAGTCCGAGTGCGTGGGGTTGGCCTTATACACACCGAGCTAGTTTCTGGAATTCCAGTAATCTTCTCCCACTTTGTAACCAACCTCCCAGCCTTCCATGAAGTCCTAGTTTTCCTCTGCATCAAACACGTGCCAGTTCCACATGTTAGACCTGATGAACGGTTTCTGGTTGGCCGCGTTGGTCCAAAAGAGTTCAGACTCTACCGGTGCATAGTGCGATATGGATACCGTGATGTCCACAAAGATGATGTTGAGTTTGAGAATGATCTTTTGTGCAGCATAGCAGAGTTCATTCGCACAGAAAAAACCGGATTGAACTCTTCAAATGATGAGCCTGGAAAGGATGACAGAATGGCAGTTGTTGGAACTTGTTCTACTCATTCCCTTTTGATGAGTGAGGACAATGTAGAGAATGTTGAGAATGTAGAGAATGCAGGGCCATCAGAACTGAAGGAGATAAAGTCACCAAATGTTATAAAGCAGCAGAAGAAAAGGGTAAGGTTTTTGGTACCTGAGAGTCCAAAGATTAACACAGATGCAAAGAAAGAGTTGGAGGAGGTTATGGAAGCAAGGGAAGGTGGGGTAGCTTACATTATAGGACAGACACACTTGAGAGCAAAACCAGGGTCTAGCATGGTGAAAAAAATAGCCATTAATATAGTGTATGAATTCCTAAGAAGAAATAGCAGGTCACCCTCCTTTGTCACTGGTGTGCCTCATGCATCATCTCTTGAAGTTGGGATGATGtatcaagtttaa